CCGAATTCAATCAGTGCCCAACCAGCAAGCATACAGGCGAGAAACAGCAACACATTGGATCCCCAGTTGAATGACATATCATAATCCCTCCTTTTCTATCCAGAATATGTATGTACGGGTAATTGGTACGGGCTAGTGAACTATTCTTGAATTTTTTGTGTAAAAAAGAATCTGCTCGACGAAAATAGAATTACATAAATTTGGTTAATTCCGTTTTTGAAGGGAAAAACAAGGGAAAAGTAAATACTGCTTTCATACATACAACGAGAAGTAAGAGGGGGACTAAGATGTCTAATCACTTATATATGCGTTTCATAAAGCTGCCAATAATAGCAAGGATCCTTATGATTGCCTCTTTAATGATTACTCTGTTTGGGGTAGTCATTCATTTTGTTGAACCAAGAAGCTTTCCGACTATCTTTGATGGTGTTTGGTGGGCGATCATCACTGCATCAACAGTAGGATTCGGAGATTTTTATCCCGTTACGACTTGGGGACGAATCACGGCAATCCTGCTCCTGCTGATTGGAACAGGATTTTTATCATCCTATTTCATCCATCTATCAGCTGCGACGGTTACCAAACAAAATGCATATGCAGAGGGAAAGGTAGGCTATAGGGGAAGTGGCCATATCATCATCATCGGTTGGAACGAAAGGTCTCGCTCTGTCCTTCGATCTCTCATACAGGCGGATGAAACCATCATATTAGTTGATGATACACTCGGGACAAATCCCATTATGGATGACAATGTACATTTTATCAGAGGCCGTGCAAACAAGGATCAAACCTTACTTGATGCCGGCATTACTACGGCCAGCAAAGTGATTATAACTTCAGACCAGAACCTGGATGAGCTGCAGGCAGATATGAATACGATCCTCACACTGCTTGCGATCAAAGGATTAAACCCGGATATCCGCTGTATTGCTGAAATTCAAACTGGTGAACAAATCAATAATGCTAGAAGAGCGGGAGCTGATGAACTGATTCCTGCAAATGCTTTGACCAGTGCCGTCCTGTTAAACAGCATCGCCTCTGAGGAGGTTGTGAATCCTTTATTGGATATGCTTGGGGAATTGAACGGAAAACGCTTGGCTTATATTGAAGCCGAAGCTTCCCTGATTGGCAAGAATTTTCAGGATGCTAGCCAATTTTTGCTGAAAGAACGGAATGTTATATTGATTGGACGTAAAAGAGGGGATGACGTAATCGTCAACCCCAAGAACAATATCAAAATTAGGTACGATGATCAGCTACTCGCCATTTTAAATGACGATTAATGCAACAAAGCAGATTCTACTTCGCGGACAAGCGAACGACCTACTTCAATGTACTTTTCTGGAAAGCTCGCATCCTTATCGACCGGTTCCTGGAACTGGTTGAAGGATGCGCTGGCATTCCCAATCTCCGCATGGTCATCGATCCCACGCTGATATTTATGGGAAAGCAGGAAAGGGCGCTCAAATTGAACAGTACAGCCCTTCGAATCAAGCTGACCATCGATCGCCTTGAATGGAAGCCTCAAAAATTGGTACCCAACTTCGTCATCTATCTTATAATCAAACGCCCCATGGTCGTAATCCCAGTTTCCTCCGATTGAATATCCCAACGGTTTCAGCATCTGCTCCAGTTTAAAAAGATCAAAATGTTTGCCCTCAAGCTCAGATTGTATCTCAATCATTGGTCGTTTCCGCCTTTCCACGTGTTTTTGCTTAGTTTTAACCAAAAGCAGACATTTAATGAGCGGTGACCGCTTCAATTGGCCCGAATTCTAGCTGATGATCGAGGGTCTTTTCAAGTTTATTGGCGGAAAAATAATTTTATTGGCGATTTCTACAGTTTTATTGGCGAAAATTTATTTTTATTGGCGATGTTCACAACTTTATTGGCGATTTTTTAAATTTATTGGCGAACTGGAAATTTCGCGCGATCTTTTCCAGCTTTCAAAAAGCACATTATAAAAAGGAGCACCCAACATGGGCACTCCTTTTCCAACTTTATTTAAGTCGCTTTTCCAATTCTGCTTTCTTTTCTTCGAAGCCTGGTTTTCCAAGCAATGCGAACATGTTCACTTTGTATGCTTCAACGCCTGGCTGGTCGAATGGATTTACGCCAAGCAGGTAGCCGCTCATTGCGCAAGCCTTTTCGAAGAAATACACAAGGTAGCCGAATGTGTACTCGTCAAGCTGCGGAATCGTCAGTACCAGGTTAGGTACGCCACCGTCAGTATGGGCAAGCATTGTTCCCTCGAATGCTTTGTTGTTGACGAAATCAACGCTCTTGCCAGCAAGGTAGTTCAAGCCATCAAGATCGCTTGCCGCTTCTTCAATTGTCAATTCATGGCGAGGCTTTTCCACCTTGATGATGGTCTCGAACAAGTCTCGTCGGCCTTCCTGGACATATTGTCCTAGTGAGTGAAGGTCTGTAGAGAAGTTCGCTGAAGATGGATAGATCCCCTTCTGGTCTTTCCCTTCACTTTCGCCGAACAGCTGCTTCCACCATTCAGAGAAGTACTGAAGCGATGGCTCATAATTGATCAGCATTTCGATCGTCTTGCCTTTATTGTAAAGTGCGTTGCGAACTGCAGCGTATTGGTAGGCAGGATTCTCTTCAAGCTCTGATTTGCCAAAGTCTTCCCTCGCCTGAGCCGCGCCTTTCATCATCGCTTCAATATCTGAACCGCTGACAGCGATTGGCAATAAACCTACTGCCGTCAAGACAGAGTAACGTCCGCCGACATCATCAGGTATCACGAATGATTCGTAGCCTTCCTCATCAGCAAGAGTTTTCAATGCTCCGCGTGCTTTATCCGTTGTCGCATAAATGCGCTTGCGGGCCTCATCGACTCCATATTTTTCTTCGAGCATCTTGCGGAAAATACGGAATGCGATCGCAGGTTCAGTCGTTGTTCCAGATTTTGAGATGACATTGATGGAGAAATCTTTGCCTTCCAACAGGTCCATCACATCTGTCATATAAGTTGAGCTGATGTTGTTACCGATAAAAATGACCTGAGGTGTTTTGCGCTTTTCTTTTGGAAGAGCGTTATAGAAGCTGTGCTGTAAAAACTCTAGCGCAGCACGTGCTCCGAGATAAGAGCCGCCAATTCCTACTACGAGCAGGACATCAGAATCACCCTTAATCTTTTCCGCTGATTTCTGGATGCGTGCAAATTCTTCTTTATCATAGTCTACAGGCAAATCGATCCAGCCTAAAAAGTCGCTGCCTGCACCAGTCTGTTCATGCAATGAATGATGGGCTACTTTTACAAAATCCCTTAAGTATGTAACTTCGTGTTCTCCAAAAAAGCTAAGCGCCTTTGAGTAATCAAAACGAACATGTGTCATGTCTGATCCTCCATTATTTTATATTCTCTATCACTTTATCGAAATGAATCCCAATAATCAAGAAACACTCTCAGATGTAAGCGTGCCCAATTGTGAAATTTTAAGTAAACTTTAAAAAATGTATTTTTCGACATAACCGGGCAGCCTACTT
This portion of the Mesobacillus sp. S13 genome encodes:
- a CDS encoding potassium channel family protein; translation: MSNHLYMRFIKLPIIARILMIASLMITLFGVVIHFVEPRSFPTIFDGVWWAIITASTVGFGDFYPVTTWGRITAILLLLIGTGFLSSYFIHLSAATVTKQNAYAEGKVGYRGSGHIIIIGWNERSRSVLRSLIQADETIILVDDTLGTNPIMDDNVHFIRGRANKDQTLLDAGITTASKVIITSDQNLDELQADMNTILTLLAIKGLNPDIRCIAEIQTGEQINNARRAGADELIPANALTSAVLLNSIASEEVVNPLLDMLGELNGKRLAYIEAEASLIGKNFQDASQFLLKERNVILIGRKRGDDVIVNPKNNIKIRYDDQLLAILNDD
- a CDS encoding YugN-like family protein, translating into MIEIQSELEGKHFDLFKLEQMLKPLGYSIGGNWDYDHGAFDYKIDDEVGYQFLRLPFKAIDGQLDSKGCTVQFERPFLLSHKYQRGIDDHAEIGNASASFNQFQEPVDKDASFPEKYIEVGRSLVREVESALLH
- a CDS encoding glucose-6-phosphate isomerase, producing MTHVRFDYSKALSFFGEHEVTYLRDFVKVAHHSLHEQTGAGSDFLGWIDLPVDYDKEEFARIQKSAEKIKGDSDVLLVVGIGGSYLGARAALEFLQHSFYNALPKEKRKTPQVIFIGNNISSTYMTDVMDLLEGKDFSINVISKSGTTTEPAIAFRIFRKMLEEKYGVDEARKRIYATTDKARGALKTLADEEGYESFVIPDDVGGRYSVLTAVGLLPIAVSGSDIEAMMKGAAQAREDFGKSELEENPAYQYAAVRNALYNKGKTIEMLINYEPSLQYFSEWWKQLFGESEGKDQKGIYPSSANFSTDLHSLGQYVQEGRRDLFETIIKVEKPRHELTIEEAASDLDGLNYLAGKSVDFVNNKAFEGTMLAHTDGGVPNLVLTIPQLDEYTFGYLVYFFEKACAMSGYLLGVNPFDQPGVEAYKVNMFALLGKPGFEEKKAELEKRLK